One Cucumis sativus cultivar 9930 chromosome 1, Cucumber_9930_V3, whole genome shotgun sequence DNA segment encodes these proteins:
- the LOC101217883 gene encoding tetrahydrocannabinolic acid synthase: MKFSPLIPLSLVFVVVCSSSSLWIAASSSINHEEFIQCLLHHSPDTYLITKLVHTPINSSFSSLLNFPTRNSRFSTPNTPKPLLIITPSNISHIQAAVVCSKSHGLQIRIRSGGHDFEGLSYVAYHQFIVVDLINLKSVTVDVEQSTAWVESGATLGELYYKIGKKSRTLGFPAGICPTVGVGGHFSGGGYGSLLRKYGVAADNVIDAYLVDANGEFHDRESMGEDLFWAIRGGGGGSFGIVVAWKVKLVPVPATVTICSAKRSLEEDAIKLIDQWQYVANKLEEELFLAIFWNGGKVSAQEGGKINPIALFFTLFLGNVNELMAILNKTFPELGLTKEECKEKSWIESAASAANRFQIEDQPLEALLNRTPITHGSFKLKSDYVKEPMTKAAIQGIWKRLESQDIEGVTLAVIPYGGRMNQISESKIPFPHRAGILYQIGYILGWEEKGVEAEKRHLNWIREIYSYMTPFVSKSPRAAYVNYRDLDIGSNNKYGKINYKQACVFGSKYFGNNFNRLVKVKSDVDPYNFFWHEQSIPLSSDHMV; this comes from the exons ATGAAGTTTTCTCCATTAATCCCTCTTTCCCTTGTCTTCGTTGTTGTatgttcatcatcttctttatGGATAGcagcttcttcttctataaATCACGAGGAATTCATTCAATGTCTTCTTCATCATTCTCCTGATACTTACCTTATTACCAAACTTGTTCACACTCCCATCAACTCCtccttttcctctctcttgAATTTCCCCACTCGAAACTCCAGATTCTCAACTCCCAACACCCCGAAACCACTCCTCATCATAACCCCGTCAAATATTTCCCACATTCAAGCAGCCGTCGTTTGCTCCAAATCTCATGGCCTTCAAATCCGAATCCGAAGTGGCGGTCACGACTTCGAGGGCCTTTCTTATGTCGCCTACCACCAATTCATCGTAGTCGATCTTATTAATCTAAAGTCGGTCACGGTTGATGTGGAACAAAGTACTGCATGGGTTGAGTCCGGTGCAACTCTAGGAGAACTTTACTacaaaattggaaagaaaagtCGAACCTTGGGTTTCCCGGCGGGTATTTGTCCAACTGTTGGTGTTGGTGGGCACTTTAGTGGAGGTGGATATGGGTCGTTGTTAAGGAAATACGGTGTTGCAGCCGATAATGTAATAGACGCTTACTTGGTTGATGCAAATGGGGAGTTTCATGATAGAGAGTCGATGGGGGAGGATTTGTTTTGGGCCATTAGAGGCGGCGGCGGAGGAAGCTTCGGAATTGTGGTGGCGTGGAAGGTCAAGCTGGTTCCGGTTCCAGCGACTGTAACGATTTGCTCAGCCAAGAGAAGTTTGGAGGAAGATGCAATTAAGCTAATAGATCAGTGGCAATATGTGGCGAACAAATTGGAAGAAGAGCTATTTCTTGCCATCTTTTGGAATG GTGGGAAAGTTTCAGCTCAAGAAGGAGGAAAAATTAATCCAATAGCTTTGTTCTTCACTTTGTTTCTTGGAAATGTAAATGAACTTATGGCAATCCTAAACAAAACATTTCCTGAATTGGGTTTGACAAAAGAAGAATGCAAAGAAAAGAGCTGGATTGAATCAGCAGCTTCTGCCGCCAATAGGTTTCAAATTGAAGATCAACCCTTGGAAGCATTGCTTAATAGAACACCTATAACCCATGGAAGCTTCAAACTCAAATCTGACTATGTTAAGGAACCCATGACTAAAGCTGCAATTCAGGGCATATGGAAAAGATTAGAATCTCAAGATATAGAGGGAGTAACTCTTGCAGTTATTCCATATGGAGGGAGGATGAATCAAATTTCGGAGTCCAAAATTCCTTTCCCGCATAGAGCTGGAATTCTATACCAAATTGGATACATTCTAGGGTGGGAAGAAAAAGGTGTGGAGGCAGAGAAACGACACTTGAATTGGATAAGGGAGATTTATAGTTACATGACTccttttgtttcaaaatctCCAAGAGCGGCATATGTCAACTATAGAGACCTTGATATTGGATCAAACAACAAGTATGGAAAGATAAATTACAAGCAAGCTTGTGTTTTTGGTTCAAAGTATTTTGGCAATAATTTTAATAGGTTGGTGAAAGTTAAGAGTGACGTGGATCCTTACAATTTCTTTTGGCACGAACAAAGCATACCACTCTCTTCCGACCAtatggtttag
- the LOC101218120 gene encoding berberine bridge enzyme-like 28, with protein sequence MKKSSPSIHLSLIAFIVICSSFSLFNAASSDKHEEFLQCLLHHSPHSSSIAKLIYTQNNSSYSSVLNLSIRNHRFSTPNTPKPILIITPSNISHIQAAVICSKSQGLQIRIRSGGHDFEGLSYVAYLPFIVVDLINLRSITVDVKRRTAWVQSAATLGELYYRIAEKSPTLTFPGGACPTVCFGGYLSGGGYGLLLRKYGLAADNVIDAYLVDANGEFHDRESMGEDLFWAIRGGGGGSFGIVVAWKVKLVPVPATVTFCSSSRTFEEDAINLIHQWQYVGYKLEKNIAHGVLTIGGQMTSEVDGKVKPVAIFYTSFLGKANKAVKILKEKFPQLGLKKEECKEASWVESVVIAANDFTVGEPVEALLNRSALIPPITSKKVKIKSDYVKEPMPKVAIEGIWNRVNNSQDIGGINVLFVPYGGRMSEISESEISFSHRAGNLFKIAYLTGWEDPSMDVETRHLNWIREIYSYMAPFVSKSPRSAYVNYRDLDIGSNSDKYGNIVTNHDQASSWGLKYYGNNFNRLVQIKTKVDPYNFFRHEQSIPIALSQEDNLVKLV encoded by the exons ATGAAGAAGTCTTCTCCATCAATCCATCTTTCTCTAATTGCTTTCATTGTTATatgttcatcattttcattattcaaTGCAGCTTCTTCTGACAAACATGAAGAGTTTCTTCAATGTCTACTTCATCACTCTCCACATAGTTCATCTATTGCCAAACTTATTTACACTCAAAACAACTCTTCCTATTCCTCAGTCCTAAACTTGTCCATTAGAAACCACAGATTCTCAACTCCCAACACCCCAAAACCAATCCTCATCATAACCCCATCAAATATTTCCCACATTCAAGCAGCTGTCATTTGCTCCAAGTCTCAAGGCCTTCAAATCCGAATCCGAAGCGGTGGTCACGACTTCGAGGGTCTTTCTTACGTTGCCTACCTCCCATTCATCGTTGTTGATCTTATTAATCTAAGGTCTATCACGGTCGACGTCAAAAGAAGAACCGCATGGGTTCAGTCAGCGGCTACTCTAGGAGAACTTTACTACAGAATTGCTGAAAAAAGTCCAACCTTGACCTTTCCGGGAGGGGCTTGTCCGACTGTTTGTTTTGGTGGGTACCTTAGTGGTGGGGGATATGGCCTGTTACTGAGGAAATATGGTTTGGCAGCCGATAATGTAATAGACGCTTATTTGGTTGATGCAAATGGGGAGTTTCATGATAGGGAATCGATGGGAGAGGATTTGTTTTGGGCAATTAGAGGCGGCGGAGGAGGGAGCTTTGGAATTGTGGTGGCGTGGAAGGTCAAGCTGGTTCCGGTTCCGGCGACGGTGACGTTTTGCTCAAGTAGCAGAACTTTCGAAGAAGATGCAATCAATCTAATCCATCAGTGGCAATATGTGGGTtacaaattggaaaaaaatatagcacATGGAGTCCTTACCATTG gtggACAGATGACAAGTGAAGTAGATGGGAAAGTAAAGCCAGTAGCTATATTCTACACTTCATTTCTTGGGAAGGCAAATAAGGCAGTGAAaatcctaaaagaaaaatttcctCAATTGGgtttaaaaaaggaagagtGCAAAGAAGCAAGTTGGGTTGAATCAGTTGTTATTGCTGCCAATGATTTTACGGTTGGAGAGCCCGTTGAAGCCTTGCTCAATAGATCAGCATTGATTCCACCTATCACTagcaaaaaagtaaaaataaaatctgaTTATGTAAAGGAACCCATGCCCAAAGTTGCAATTGAAGGCATATGGAATAGAGTAAATAACTCTCAAGACATAGGAGGAATAAACGTTCTATTTGTTCCTTATGGAGGGAGAATGAGTGAGATTTCTGAGTCCGAAATTTCTTTCTCACATAGAGCTGGAAACTTGTTCAAAATTGCATACCTTACTGGATGGGAAGACCCAAGTATGGATGTAGAGACAAGACATCTAAATTGGATACGAGAAATTTACAGTTACATGGCTCCTTTTGTTTCCAAATCACCTAGAAGTGCATACGTCAATTACAGAGATCTTGATATTGGATCCAACTCTGACAAGTACGGAAACATCGTCACAAACCATGACCAAGCTAGCAGTTGGGGTTTGAAATACTATGGTAACAATTTTAATAGGTTGGTACAAATTAAAACCAAGGTGGATCCCTATAATTTCTTTAGGCATGAGCAAAGCATTCCAATCGCTCTTTCTCAAGAAgataatttagtaaaattagTTTAG